Proteins encoded within one genomic window of Ranitomeya variabilis isolate aRanVar5 chromosome 4, aRanVar5.hap1, whole genome shotgun sequence:
- the LOC143768191 gene encoding uncharacterized protein LOC143768191: MSSMEKWVQGLFGTVYPVTTPLPLQSLRLSECGKYCRAKSTFLRHHRSHTGEKPYSCRQCGKYCKNKFHLVTYSIIHTAKKSYACPNCGKCFTEKSNLVTHQKIHTGEKPFSCSVCGQDFNQISNLVTHRRTHKGEKPYSCSDCGKCFTHKSNSVSHQKSHIGKKPYLCSQCGKCSYFQTTLSKHERAHIGEKPLSYPESEKCFI, translated from the exons ATGAGCTCCATGGAGAAGTGGGTCCAAGGACTTTTTGGA ACTGTGTACCCTGTGACAACCCCGCTCCCACTCCAATCTCTGAGGCTatctgaatgtggaaaatattgtagaGCTAAATCAACTTTCCTTAGACATCATAGaagtcacactggggagaagccatattcatgtcgaCAATGTGGGAAATATTGTAAAAATAAATTTCATCTTGTTACATATTCGATAATTCACACAGCGAAGAAGTCATATGCATGTCCAAATTGTggtaaatgttttacagagaaatcaaatcttgttacacatcaaaaaattcacacaggggagaaaccattttcgtgTTCCGTGTGTGGGCAAGATTTTAATCAGATATCAAACCTTGTTACACATAGAAGAACTCAtaaaggagagaagccatattcatgttcagactgtgggaaatgttttacacataaaTCAAATTCTGTTAGCCATCAAAAAAGTCATATAGGGAAAAAGCCATATctatgttcacaatgtgggaaatgctCTTATTTCCAAACAACTCTTTCTAAACATGAAAGAGCTCACATAGGTGAGAAACCATTGTCATACCCAGAAAGTGAGAAATGttttatttga